The Candidatus Zixiibacteriota bacterium genomic interval ACCATGAAGTAGCCGAAATCTGGGCCGACAGCGGAATCACGCCAGATAAGCGTGTTGCCTTCTATTGCGGAACCGGATGGCGTGCCAGCGAAGCGTTCTTCAATGCCTATATGATGGGCTGGCCGAATATCGCTGTATACGATGGCGGTTGGATGGAATGGAGCAGTGATCCGGAAAATCCGATCGAAGTCGGTATACCGGAAGACCAGGTGCCGGCCTGGCAGAGATAGCCGTCGCACACTGACTCGGCTACAGAATTAATCAGTTGATTATCGGCTTGCGGACTTCCCAGATTGAATCGACGAAATAGCGCTTGGAATCATAGAGGTTTGCCATAACAGAAAAGCCGTTGCGGTTGGCCAGCCTTTCGATATCTGACTCGCTGTACTTGCGTGAATCCTCGGTATGAATCGCCTCATCACGCTCGAAATAGATGGTCTTTTGCAACGCATCAATTTCGACTTCCTGATTTTTAAGGCTGATCAGGTAGCTTTTTAACGCTTTTTCCGCGTGGGAATAACGTCCGGTATAACGAAATCCGTCCAGATGGAAATTCCCGGCCAGTTCACGATTGATCCGCCTGAGCAGGTTCAGGTTAAACTCGGAAGTGACATTCTGCGCGTCATTGTAGGCTTTACGAATAAGCTCTTCGTCTTTTACGAGATCAAAACCGATCAAGGCCAGGTCACCAGCGTTTAGCTCATCATGCAGGCTTTTCAGAAATGTATCGGTCTGCTCACGGCTGAAATTGCCAATACTCGATCCCAGAAACAGCACCAGGTTACGCTGGCCATAGCGGTCATTAAGCCACTTCAAACCGGAAGCGTAGTTAGACACCAGACAGTCGAAATCGAGCTTTGGAAAACGTGCCCGGTAATCATCGGCAAGCTGCGTCAATGCGGAATGAGAAATATCCACGGCCACATATCTGAAATCCAGATCGAGCTTCAGAAAGTGATCCACCAATGAACGGGTCTTTTTGCCGTCGCCAGGCCCGAATTCTATGATATTTACCGCTCCTTCGCCCAAAAATTCAGCGATGATGTCACGATTGTTACGCAACGCGTCAATCTCGCATTTAGTGATATAGTATTCCGGAAGTTCGGTGATCCTGTCAAACAGCCGGCTTCCCTCGGCATCGTAATGATACTCGGCGGGAATATATTTCTGTTTGGCAGTCAGGCCGGTCAGTATGCTTTCCGCAAACTCGTGCTTGTGATAATCAGGATGAGTATTCTCCATCGCCAGTAAAGTATGTATATCCTGAGCCATTATCGCCTCCTGTTTAGTTCATAGTATGCCTGCCGGAAGAGCAAATGATTCATACGGTCGGCAACTTCGTAACAGCCTGTCAGCTTTTGACGTTATCAGCGGGTGTAATACCCGCTCATTGGAATGGCTTATTCAATGATAAAAACAGCCGTTATCCCGTTTTGTTCAGATTTTGATTCACATTGGATTTGAATTTTGCGATATTGACCGCTGTGGTTTAATTAAACGATGAATATCCATAATTAACGAAAAGCTTGTAAAGCTTAAATCGTTTGCTCTACCGAAGGAAGAACGAGGTATGCGAGAATATACAATTCATGAAAATATCAGGGATAACGTCCGTCTTCGAAACGGCTATTTCGAATTCATTCAAACCATCTTTCCAGGTCTCGATTTCAAGGACTGGTACGAGAAAGGATTCTGGAATGATCGCTATAATCCATTCTGCCTGACTGTCGATGATCGCATCATATCCAATGCCTCCGCTTCTGAGATGAATGTGCTGATTGAAGGCGAAAAAAAACGGGCGGTTCAGCTTGGCGCGGTTGGGACTCTCGGAAAATATCGCGAGCAGGGCTATGCCCGCGTAATCATGGATTACGTATTAGAACGATATGAATGCTCGACTGATATGTTCTTTTTGTTCGCCAATGAAAGCGTAATCGATTACTATCCGCGTTTCGGATTTAAGCGTGCCAATGATGTAATCTTTAAATCTACTTCAGACATTCCCGAACCTGATTATCGGGCCAGAAAACTTGACCTGAGTAATTCCCGGGATTTTGACCTGCTCAAAAAGATGATCACAAACAGGATGATCTTAACCGAACGTTTCGGAGCCTGCGGTTATGAATATGTTACATTCTGGCACCTGCTGAACCTTTTCCCCCATTGTCTGCATTACCTGCAGGATCATAACCTGATTGCGGTGGCATCGCAGTCCGCTGACCAACTGAATGTATGGGACCTGATTTTCACAGAACCGATTGAAATTGATTCTATTCTGCCGGGTATCATGAGTGAAAAACCTGATGCGATCAACTTCTATTTTTCACCTGATATCGTGAAATTCAATTATGATTCGGTCTTTTCCGATGATGACGCGGTATTGTTCGTGCGCGGAGATATCAACCTGCCCGGGGCGGATTTTAAGTTTCCATTGACAGCGCAAACTTAAGTCACGTATCGGTACATTATCCTGTCAGGATTATACCTCTTTTTCAGAAATCATGTTCATATATCATATAGACAATCGACAGAAACCTTTGTGAAAAGTTGCACAATGTCATTTCACTCGAAAAGCGACTTTTTCGTTCCGATTTCTATTGACAATATGCTTGTTTGAACCTAAATTCCGGCAGTCTTAGCGGGCCTGAGGACCGGGTGTGAAGATCATTCGCCCGGTAAAATATTGGGGTATTATCTATGCCTGGGAAAAAAAGTGGCACGTCTCGTGCGTCCCTCGACCCTCTTCCATTCGATGATAGTCACTATCGTGACCTTACCAACAAACATATTTTCAGGCTTCTTTTAACCTACCTGGCACCTCTGCTTTTGCTAATTGTCTATTTCTACATCCAGTACAATGCCCTGGCCGATGAGGGCCGGAGGATGCACCTGCAGGCTATCGCGGAGAATATGTCCAATACACTGGATCTCTTCATAAACGAACGAATCGTCAATCTCTCGAACATCATTGACGACCCCAATTTCCCGACACCCCCCTCGACCGAGTTGATGGAATCCTATTTGATCAAGCTGAAAACTAACAGCGAATCGTTTGTCGACATCGGATTTCTCGATTCCTCCGGGATCCAAACCGCTTATGAGGGCCCTTATCCCTCCCTTGAAAAACAGGATTACAGTTCTGAGAAATGGTACCGCGAATTGATCAAAAGCGAAGGGCAGTTTATCATAACCGACCTGTATCTCGGTTTCCGCCAGGAACCTCACTTCACAATCGCGGTCACCCGTCAGAAGAACGACCGCAATGTTGTCCTGCGCGCGACTTTAGCTCCCGAAAAGGTTTATGATTACATGCGTTCGCTGGAAGGCGCCAACGAGGTCTCGATATCGATTGTCAACGATGACGGCTACTACCAGGTTGTAACCCCCAATGCCGGGTCGGTGCTCGAAAAAACCGGAGTGATTCCGCCCAAAAAACCGAAAATAGGCACCGATAATTTCAAGGTAGCCGGTCAGGATTACGAGTATACCTATTCATGGCTCAAGACTGCCGACTGGGCCCTGATAGTCCAGGGCACGACCAGCCAGTCGCATGGGCTCTTCAGTGGATTCCGCCTCAAAATAGCCATCATAGCCGCCGCGATAGTTCTGTTAACGACCGTGGTGATCATAACCCGCGCAAAAAAGCTGGTCGAACTGCAGAAAGAAACCGACCAGACCCGGGCCCAGCTCGAACATGCCGCCAAACTCGCTTCGGTGGGTGAACTGGCCGCCGGAATCGCCCATGAAATCAACAATCCGCTGGCGGTAATAAATGAAGAAGCCGGACTGATGAAGGATATACTCAATCCCGATTTCGACCTGGATGCATCACCGGAGAGCCTGGGCGAACATCTCGATACAATCCAGAAGATGGTCTTCAGGTGTCGGGATATCACACACAAACTTTTGGGCTTCGTGCGCAAAAGCGAGATGGACTTGAAATCAAACGACATCAACGAACTGCTCAACAGTGTGGTCGATGGACTCCTGGGACCTGAATTGAACGTATCCAACATTGAGATAATCCGTGTCTATGACAAAAGCCTGCCCGAAATCGTTACCGACGGCAATCAACTCCAGCAGGTCTTTTTGAACATCGTCAACAACGGCATGGATGCGTGCGAGGAAAAACCGGGCAAAATTATCCTGAAGACTGCCCGTGATCATGATTTCGTGGTTATCGAGATATCGGACACTGGAAAGGGAATGAGCAAAGAACAGCTTGAAAAGATATTTCTTCCAT includes:
- a CDS encoding thiosulfate sulfurtransferase — protein: HEVAEIWADSGITPDKRVAFYCGTGWRASEAFFNAYMMGWPNIAVYDGGWMEWSSDPENPIEVGIPEDQVPAWQR
- the egtD gene encoding L-histidine N(alpha)-methyltransferase → MAQDIHTLLAMENTHPDYHKHEFAESILTGLTAKQKYIPAEYHYDAEGSRLFDRITELPEYYITKCEIDALRNNRDIIAEFLGEGAVNIIEFGPGDGKKTRSLVDHFLKLDLDFRYVAVDISHSALTQLADDYRARFPKLDFDCLVSNYASGLKWLNDRYGQRNLVLFLGSSIGNFSREQTDTFLKSLHDELNAGDLALIGFDLVKDEELIRKAYNDAQNVTSEFNLNLLRRINRELAGNFHLDGFRYTGRYSHAEKALKSYLISLKNQEVEIDALQKTIYFERDEAIHTEDSRKYSESDIERLANRNGFSVMANLYDSKRYFVDSIWEVRKPIIN
- a CDS encoding GNAT family N-acetyltransferase — protein: MREYTIHENIRDNVRLRNGYFEFIQTIFPGLDFKDWYEKGFWNDRYNPFCLTVDDRIISNASASEMNVLIEGEKKRAVQLGAVGTLGKYREQGYARVIMDYVLERYECSTDMFFLFANESVIDYYPRFGFKRANDVIFKSTSDIPEPDYRARKLDLSNSRDFDLLKKMITNRMILTERFGACGYEYVTFWHLLNLFPHCLHYLQDHNLIAVASQSADQLNVWDLIFTEPIEIDSILPGIMSEKPDAINFYFSPDIVKFNYDSVFSDDDAVLFVRGDINLPGADFKFPLTAQT
- a CDS encoding GHKL domain-containing protein — translated: MPGKKSGTSRASLDPLPFDDSHYRDLTNKHIFRLLLTYLAPLLLLIVYFYIQYNALADEGRRMHLQAIAENMSNTLDLFINERIVNLSNIIDDPNFPTPPSTELMESYLIKLKTNSESFVDIGFLDSSGIQTAYEGPYPSLEKQDYSSEKWYRELIKSEGQFIITDLYLGFRQEPHFTIAVTRQKNDRNVVLRATLAPEKVYDYMRSLEGANEVSISIVNDDGYYQVVTPNAGSVLEKTGVIPPKKPKIGTDNFKVAGQDYEYTYSWLKTADWALIVQGTTSQSHGLFSGFRLKIAIIAAAIVLLTTVVIITRAKKLVELQKETDQTRAQLEHAAKLASVGELAAGIAHEINNPLAVINEEAGLMKDILNPDFDLDASPESLGEHLDTIQKMVFRCRDITHKLLGFVRKSEMDLKSNDINELLNSVVDGLLGPELNVSNIEIIRVYDKSLPEIVTDGNQLQQVFLNIVNNGMDACEEKPGKIILKTARDHDFVVIEISDTGKGMSKEQLEKIFLPFYTTKEVGKGTGLGLSVSYGIIKNLGGKIEVESEIGEGSTFRIYLPIDRDKI